The Temnothorax longispinosus isolate EJ_2023e chromosome 12, Tlon_JGU_v1, whole genome shotgun sequence genome includes a window with the following:
- the Obe gene encoding activating signal cointegrator 1 complex subunit 3, whose protein sequence is MPNVPRITRSLRMFTSLERRGEMLDLEPNDLVKKREERTKRLKSLDWHYISKSASKHLMVHLQALRNIVQQALANDCPDVVNEFTVYALRLLIEDKNLSRKKYDILGQKSGNLTYQCAEAMMRVVTKIQMECREEAIALLSESKENANAPDFSQIFGTDIPYNRARAMWPDTVQLHNMSTEKTSSNTDKFTMMIHETKPLIQKRVFDKATFTEGLQSCYNNCSTEMSYPDFAIIIIEKLKYTHSQNIQTELFDMLGCEHFEFIKYIIEHRKTIVSTYSSAKVTKRPQTTVQGPIMSGQVTVQSEMEKQLCKQVRKEEKKINRMANKRDGKSEAEERDSIELQFKKQEALRATCAPLFPKKNDLERGAQENFPFVFDSKASAKRASVVSGQKLLLAEDVRRENSELCEQVHIPISKQESIDVKIDPVSISSLDEIGRIAFSGVTSLNKIQSIVFNAAYNTNENLLICAPTGAGKTNVAMLAVVNQLKQNIRDGQLEKSQFKIIYIAPMKALAAEMTANFNKRLGPLGVCVRELTGDMQLTKREIQQTQMIVTTPEKWDVVTRKGTGDISLTSIVRLLIIDEVHLLHGDRGPVVEALVARTLRQVESSQSMIRIVGLSATLPNYVDVARFLRVNPYKGLFYFDHRFRPVPLSQTFIGVKAVKPLQQMTDMDLVCYNKVVEMVRQGHQVMVFVHARNATARTANVLKELASQNDTLKYFIADGQAKYVNKAFAKSRNRHLGELFNSGLSIHHAGLLRSDRNLVEKYFADGLIKVLVCTSTLAWGVNLPAHAVIIRGTEIYDSKHGSYVDLGILDVLQIFGRAGRPQFDKSGHAVIITSHNKLSHYLSLLTNQIPIESSFITYLADNLNAEIALGTISNVTEAVEWLSYTYLFVRMKLNHQAYGMVYQTLVNDTNLEKKRKELVDVAARALDKARMIRYDARTGDLNATDLGRIASHYYLKYDTVEIFNELQKSVMTETEILAMISRAQEFEQLKVRDDEVNELDELMRDCQLVAQGGVENVHGKVNILLQTYLSRGRVDTASLISDQAYVTQNAVRIARALFEIMLRRNNAIMAGRLLQIAKMFEARQWDFLTPLRQFDCLSMEIVEKIEGRDLEIYRLQEMDAKEVGNILRDQRAASLVKKCCDELPALDVEYSLQPITRTVLRIRLNVVPQFHWNDKVHGKNSQAFWIWIEDPDTNFIYHHEYFILTKKMVCQHLEQQLVVTIPLSESLPSQYLVKVTSDHWLGCEATFPLTFHDLILPETHPPHTNLLELQPLPITALKSPDLESLYNFSHFNPIQTQIFHCLYHTDNNVLLGAPTGSGKTIAAEIAMFRVFKQHPDRKVVYIAPLKALVRERINDWKIRLEERLGKRVVELTGDVSPDIKMIAGASVIVTTPEKWDGISRSWQTRSYVKKVALIVIDEIHLLGEDRGPVLEVIVSRTNFISSHTHNKVRVVGLSTALANAIDLANWLGIKEMGLYNFRPSVRPVPLEVHISGFPGNHYCPRMATMNRPTFQAIRQHAPASPSLVFVSSRRQTRLTALDLIAYLAAEDNPKQWLHMPEEQMNDILENINDSNLKLTLAFGIGLHHAGLQDRDRRTVEELFVNNKIQVLITTATLAWGVNFPAHLVVIKGTEYYDGKLKRYVDMPITDVLQMMGRAGRPQFDNSGVAVVLVHDLKKNFYKKFLYEPFPVESSLMGVLPDHINAEIVAGTVKNKQEFLDYLTWTYYFRRLMKNPKYYDLDILEPHCINEYLSRLVETTVKSLMDSSCVDYDEVEQTLVSLPMGKIASFYYLSHNTMLMFTQSLEENLTLDQYLRILCNSHEYNELPVRHNEELLNEELAKLCRYSVNQYDSPNTKAFLLLQAHFSRLPLSCTDYITDLKSVLDQAIRIIQAMIDTVAERGWLTSALRIMQLFQMIVQARWIDESAIMTLPHIRKEDLHLFSPLNSALPLLCSITCDNYNRLAKILREGEYRVDQIREIHQVIKNMPIISVDLMLENSLNGEKRITLKLDDDDDSVVVRRNEECTLTVGLKRMNNSKTLKAHCPMFLKGKDENWFLVLGDIQNRELWALKRVSGINSQQRYHQLLFTAPDSLGLTKLTFYLISDCYMGLDQQYSICLDVRR, encoded by the exons ATGCCGAACGTACCACGAATCACTAGATCTTTGCGGATGTTTACTTCTCTGGAACGCAGAGGAGAAATGTTAGACTTGGAACCAAATGACTTggtgaaaaaaagagaagaacggacaaaaagattaaaaag TCTTGATTGGCATTATATAAGCAAAAGTGCATCTAAACATCTTATGGTACATCTGCAAGCATTAAGAAACATTGTGCAACAAGCTTTAG caAACGACTGCCCAGATGTTGTTAACGAATTCACAGTTTATGCATTGCGTTTATTAATTGAAGACAAAAATTTGTCGCGAAAGAAATATGATATACTTGGCCAAAAATCGGGAAATTTAACGTATCAATGTGCAGAAGCTATGATGCGg GTAGTGACTAAAATTCAGATGGAATGTCGTGAAGAAGCAATAGCATTGTTATCAGAATCCAAAGAGAATGCAAACGCTCCAGATTTTTCACAGATTTTTGGCACAGATATTCCTTATAATCGAGCCAGAGCCATGTGGCCAGATACAGTTCAACTTCACAATATGTCCACGGAAAAGACAAGCTCGAATACTGATAAATTTACAATGATGATACATGAAACGAAACCTTTAATACAGAAGAGAGTA TTTGACAAAGCGACATTCACAGAAGGATTACAAAGTTGCTACAACAACTGCAGTACAGAAATGTCATATCCggattttgcaataataataatagaaaaattaaaatatacgcactctcaaaatatacaaacggAACTGTTCGATATGTTAGGTTGCGAACACTTTGAATTTATCAAATACATTATTGAACATCGAAAGACCATCGTATCAACGTATTCGTCAGCAAAAGTGACCAAGAGACCGCAAACAACTGTGCAAGGGCCTATAATGAGTGGCCAGGTAACTGTACAATCCGAAATGGAAAAGCAGTTGTGCAAGCAAGTACGtaaggaggaaaagaaaatcaaCCGAATGGCGAACAAGCGAGACGGCAAGTCGGAAGCCGAGGAAAGAGATTCGATCGAGCTGCAATTTAAGAAACAGGAAGCATTGAGAGCCACGTGTGCCCCGCTATTTCCTAAGAAAAATGATCTGGAGAGAGGCGCGCAGGAAAACTTTCCATTTGTATTTGATTCTAAAGCGAGCGCTAAGCGAGCGAGCGTTGTGTCGGGGCAAAAGTTGCTGCTGGCTGAAGATGTTAGAAGGGAGAATAGCGAACTCTGTGAACAAGTACACATACCGATATCGAAGCAAGAATCTATCGACGTTAAGATAGATCCCGTGTCGATATCTTCTCTAGACGAGATCGGCCGAATTGCTTTCAGCGGCGTAACgtcgttaaataaaattcaaagtaTTGTTTTCAACGCGGCGTACAACACTAACGAGAACCTCCTGATTTGCGCCCCGACCGGAGCGGGAAAGACAAACGTGGCCATGCTGGCTGTGGTGAATCAATTGAAGCAGAACATTCGAGACGGACAGTTGGAGAAGAGTCAATTTAAGATAATCTATATCGCGCCAATGAAGGCCCTAGCGGCGGAAATGACCGCCAACTTTAACAAGAGACTCGGCCCTCTGGGCGTGTGCGTTCGCGAGCTGACCGGCGACATGCAACTGACGAAACGGGAGATCCAACAGACTCAGATGATAGTGACCACGCCGGAAAAGTGGGATGTTGTGACGAGAAAGGGTACGGGCGACATCTCCCTCACTAGTATCGTGAGATTGCTCATCATCGACGAGGTGCATTTGCTGCACGGTGACAGGGGACCTGTGGTAGAGGCGCTGGTCGCGAGAACCCTGCGCCAGGTGGAATCGTCGCAGAGCATGATCAGGATAGTCGGGCTGTCCGCCACGCTTCCGAATTACGTGGACGTCGCGCGATTTTTGCGCGTCAACCCGTACAAGGGATTGTTCTACTTCGATCATCGCTTCCGGCCGGTGCCCCTCAGTCAAACCTTCATCGGCGTCAAGGCCGTCAAGCCGTTGCAACAGATGACCGACATGGACCTCGTGTGTTATAACAAAGTCGTGGAGATGGTGCGACAGGGCCATCAGGTAATGGTATTTGTGCACGCGCGCAACGCTACCGCGAGGACGGCGAACGTTCTGAAGGAACTGGCCTCGCAGAACGATACGCTCAAGTACTTTATTGCCGACGGGCAGGCCAAGTACGTGAACAAGGCGTTTGCAAAGTCGCGCAACAGGCATCTCGGTGAGTTGTTCAACAGCGGGCTGTCGATACATCACGCTGGCTTGCTGCGCTCCGACAGGAATCTGGTCGAGAAATACTTCGCCGACGGTCTGATCAAAGTGCTGGTGTGCACCTCCACGCTGGCGTGGGGCGTGAATCTGCCCGCGCACGCGGTCATCATCCGCGGTACCGAGATCTACGATTCGAAGCACGGCTCGTACGTGGACCTGGGCATCCTGGACGTCCTGCAGATCTTCGGCCGTGCCGGCAGGCCGCAATTCGACAAGTCGGGACACGCGGTCATCATTACGTCCCACAACAAGCTGTCGCACTATCTGTCACTGCTGACGAATCAAATACCGATCGAGAGCAGCTTTATCACGTATTTGGCCGACAATCTGAATGCCGAGATAGCGTTAGGCACGATATCAAATGTGACGGAAGCGGTCGAATGGTTGAGCTACACCTACCTCTTCGTACGGATGAAATTGAATcatcaggcgtacggcatgGTATATCAAACTCTCGTCAACGACACGAATCTCGAGAAGAAGCGAAAGGAGCTCGTGGACGTGGCCGCCAGGGCGTTGGACAAAGCGCGGATGATCAGGTACGACGCGCGCACCGGTGATCTTAACGCGACCGATTTGGGACGTATCGCGAGCCACTACTACCTCAAGTACGACACGGTCGAGATCTTCAACGAGCTCCAGAAGTCTGTCATGACCGAGACGGAGATTCTGGCGATGATATCGCGCGCTCAGGAATTCGAGCAGCTCAAGGTACGAGACGACGAGGTGAACGAGTTGGACGAGCTGATGCGAGACTGCCAGCTCGTGGCGCAAGGCGGCGTGGAGAATGTCCACGGTAAGGTCAATATATTGCTGCAAACCTATCTGTCCAGGGGTCGGGTGGACACGGCGTCATTGATATCCGATCAGGCGTATGTTACGCAGAACGCCGTCCGGATAGCCAGGGCACTCTTCGAGATCATGCTCAGGCGCAACAACGCGATAATGGCCGGGCGGCTGCTGCAGATAGCCAAGATGTTCGAGGCGCGACAGTGGGACTTTCTGACGCCGCTGCGCCAATTCGATTGCCTCTCGATGGAGATCGTCGAGAAGATCGAGGGACGGGACCTCGAGATCTATCGGTTGCAGGAGATGGACGCGAAGGAGGTCGGCAATATTTTGCGGGACCAACGGGCGGCGAGCCTAGTGAAGAAGTGTTGCGACGAATTGCCCGCGTTGGACGTAGAATATAGTTTACAACCTATCACGCGCACCGTCTTGAGGATACGGCTGAACGTGGTCCCCCAGTTCCACTGGAACGACAAGGTTCACGGGAAGAATTCGCAAGCCTTCTGGATATGGATCGAGGATCCGGACACTAACTTTATTTATCATCACGAGTATTTTATCCTGACGAAGAAGATGGTCTGTCAGCACCTCGAGCAACAACTCGTCGTGACCATACCGCTGTCCGAATCGTTGCCGTCGCAATATTTGGTGAAAGTTACGAGCGATCATTGGCTCGGTTGCGAGGCCACATTTCCGTTGACCTTCCACGATCTCATTCTCCCGGAGACTCATCCCCCGCACACCAATCTCCTGGAATTGCAGCCGTTACCGATAACCGCCCTGAAAAGTCCAGACTTGGAGAGCTTGTACAATTTTTCCCACTTCAATCCGATACAGACGCAGATCTTCCACTGTCTATATCACACGGATAACAATGTTCTCCTCGGCGCTCCGACCGGCTCGGGGAAAACTATCGCGGCTGAGATCGCCATGTTTCGCGTTTTCAAACAGCATCCCGATCGGAAGGTCGTTTACATAGCGCCCCTGAAAGCTCTGGTCAGGGAGCGCATTAATGACTGGAAGATACGACTGGAGGAGCGGCTAGGTAAGAGGGTGGTGGAGCTGACCGGGGACGTGTCGCCCGACATAAAGATGATAGCCGGCGCGAGTGTGATCGTCACGACGCCCGAGAAGTGGGACGGTATTAGCCGGAGCTGGCAAACGCGCAGCTACGTGAAGAAAGTGGCGCTTATAGTGATCGACGAGATTCACCTGCTGGGCGAGGACCGTGGACCGGTCCTCGAGGTGATCGTCTCCCGCACCAATTTCATATCCTCCCACACGCACAACAAGGTCAGAGTCGTAGGGCTCTCGACCGCGCTAGCTAACGCGATAGACCTGGCCAATTGGCTCGGCATCAAAGAGATGGGCCTCTACAATTTCCGGCCGTCCGTGAGACCCGTGCCGCTGGAGGTCCACATCAGCGGATTTCCTGGCAACCACTATTGTCCCCGGATGGCGACCATGAATAGGCCAACCTTCCAGGCGATTAGACAACACGCGCCCGCCAGTCCCTCTCTCGTATTTGTATCCTCTCGCAGGCAAACGCGCCTGACTGCCTTAGATCTGATCGCCTATCTCGCGGCGGAGGATAATCCCAAGCAGTGGTTACACATGCCGGAAGAACAGATGAACGACATTCTGGAGAATATAAATGACTCGAACCTAAAGCTCACGCTCGCCTTTGGAATTGGCCTTCACCATGCCGGTCTTCAAGACAGAGACAGGAGAACCGTCGAGGAATTGTTTGTCAATAATAAGATACAG GTACTAATCACTACGGCCACCTTGGCTTGGGGTGTTAATTTCCCTGCTCATCTGGTGGTGATTAAGGGCACGGAATATTACGACGGCAAGCTGAAACGTTACGTAGATATGCCGATAACGGACGTTCTCCAAATGATGGGTCGCGCTGGCAGACCGCAATTCGATAATTCCGGTGTGGCGGTCGTGCTTGTTCACGACTTAAAGAAGAATTTCTACAAGAAATTTTTGTACGAACCATTCCCCGTGGAGTCGAGTCTGATGGGAGTATTACCCGATCATATCAATGCCGAGATCGTTGCTGGCACCGTCAAAAACAAACAAGAGTTTCTCGATTACTTAACGTGGACATATTATTTTCGAAGATTGATGAAAAATCCGAAATATTACGATCTGGATATCTTGGAGCCTCACTGTATCAACGAATATCTCTCGAGATTGGTAGAAACTACCGTAAAGTCGTTAATGGATTCGTCATGTGTCGATTACGATGAG GTCGAGCAAACTCTAGTTTCATTACCGATGGGTAAGATAGCGTCATTCTATTATTTGTCGCACAATACGATGTTGATGTTTACGCAATCGCTCGAGGAAAACTTGACGTTGGATCAGTACTTACGTATACTCTGCAACTCGCACGAATACAACGAGTTACCCGTGCGACATAACGAGGAATTGTTAAATGA GGAACTAGCGAAACTGTGCCGTTACTCCGTAAATCAGTATGATTCTCCAAATACAAAAGCGTTTCTCTTGCTGCAAGCGCATTTCTCAAGGCTGCCATTGTCTTGCACCGATTATATCACCGATTTGAAATCGGTGCTCGATCAAGCAATCAGAATAATACAG GCAATGATCGACACAGTCGCGGAACGTGGATGGTTAACGAGCGCATTAAGAATAATGCAACTATTTCAAATGATCGTGCAAGCACGATGGATAGATGAATCTGCAATTATGACGTTACCACATATAAGAAAGGAAGATTTGCACTTGTTTTCACCGTTGAACTCGGCTCTTCCACTATTATGTTCTATCACATGCGACAATTATAACAGACTCGCAAAGATTTTGCGCGAAGGAGAGTATCGGGTAGACCAAATACGCGAG ATACatcaagtaattaaaaatatgccgATAATATCTGTTGATTTAATGTTGGAGAATTCTTTGAACGGCGAGAAGAGGATAACGTTGAAGCttgatgacgacgacgattcTGTAGTTGTTCGACGAAATGAAGAGTGTACATTAACTGTTGGGTTGAAAAGAATGAACAATTCTAAAACTTTAAAAGCACACTGTCCAATGTTTTTAAAAGGTAAAGATGAAAACTGGTTCTTGGTACTAGGCGACATTCAAAATAGAGAATTATGGGCTCTAAAAAGAGTATCTGGTATAAATAGTCAGCAGAGATATCATCAATTGCTATTTACTGCACCCGACAGTTTAG GACTGACGAAGTTAACGTTCTACTTGATTTCTGACTGCTACATGGGATTGGATCAACAATACAGTATTTGTCTAGATGTAAGAcgctaa
- the Sccro3 gene encoding DCN1-like protein 3, with amino-acid sequence MGNCFSCFKVPLPPSTSTAQSIVLEHKDETMELRGLFPNSCQQSGSFVPETHVNGNRKSTSTLPTINNVGSDNCGSLPNAQSNLRLSRGFYARLQPLGRSSTSSGLNLNTEPRQQREPSESKLNALFDQYKDPHEDVILADGIERLCDDLHVSPDEFKVLVLAWKLNAEQMCQFTRQEFVTGLKAIKVDSIRGIQARLPEIVQELTINSDLFKDLYRFTFRFGLDVTSGQRILPADMAIDLWRLVFTIREPPLLTKWLNFLECHHIRGIPRDTWNMFLNFAESIGDDLGAYDDAEAWPSLFDDFVEYENDQMNQNITKDDIMKDTSVDKA; translated from the exons ATGGGAAACTGTTTTTCGTGCTTCAAGGTGCCACTTCCACCATCAACCAGCACTGCGCAATCGATTGTATTGGAGCATAAAGACG AAACGATGGAACTCAGAGGTTTGTTCCCAAATTCTTGCCAGCAATCCGGTTCTTTTGTGCCTGAAACACATGTGAACGGGAACAGAAAGTCTACAAGTACGTTACCTACGATTAATAATGTAGGCTCGGATAATTGCGGATCTCTACCTAATGCACAAAGTAATCTGCGTTTATCGCGAGGATTCTACGCGCGATTACAGCCATTAGGACGATCTAGTACGTCGTCGggtcttaatttaaataccgAACCTAGGCAACAAAGGGAACCATCGGAGAGCAAACTAAATGCCCTTTTCGACCAATACAAG GATCCTCATGAAGATGTAATATTAGCTGACGGTATAGAAAGACTCTGTGATGACTTACACGTATCACCCGATGAATTTAAAGTACTTGTGCTCGCATGGAAGTTAAATGCGGAGCAAATGTGCCAATTTACGCGCCAGGAATTTGTCACGGGATTAAAAGCGATCAAGGTCGACAGTATACGTGGTATACAGGCACGGTTGCCTGAGATCGTTCAAGAATTGACGATCAATAGTGATTTGTTCAAGGATCTCTATCGATTCACATTCCGATTTGGCCTCGACGTGACGTCTGGCCAAAGAATCTTACCAGCTGATATGGCGATCGATCTTTGGAGACTCGTTTTCACGATACGTGAACCTCCGCTCTTAACGAAATGGCTCAACTTTCTTGAATGTCATCACATCCGAGGGATACCTAGGGACACTTGGAATATGTTTCTAAACTTTGCCGAGAGCATCGGAGACGATCTTGGTGCTTACGATGATGCGGAAGCGTGGCCAAGCTTATTCGATGACTTTGTAGAGTACGAAAACGACCAAATGAACCAAAATATCACTAAAGATGACATTATGAAAGATACTTCTGTCGACAAAGCTTAA